The Sulfurihydrogenibium azorense Az-Fu1 genome contains the following window.
CTTCAGGTGGACCTTTTTTAAATCTACCTTTAAAAGAACTTGAAAATGTTACTATAGACCAAACCCTTAACCATCCAAGATGGAGTATGGGAAAAAAGATATCTGTAGATAGTGCTACATTGATAAACAAAGGATTTGAAGTTATAGAAGCTCACTACCTCTTTAACATACCTTACGAAAAAATAGATGTGGTAATACATCCTGAGAGTATAATTCACGGTATGGTAGAGTACATAGACGGAACTGTTGTAGCTAACATGTCTAACCCTGATATGAGAATTCCTATATCTTACGCCATCTTTTATCCTGAAAGAAAGTATATAAATAACAATTATTTAGATTTCACAAAATTAAAAAGTCTAAATTTTTTAACTCCTGATTATAAGAAGTTTCCACTTTTAAAAGTAGCTATAGAGTGTGGGAAGAAGGCAGGTGTGTATCCAACAGCTCTAACAATGGCAGATGAAGTTGCTGTAAACCTTTACTTACAAGGTAAGATAAAGTTTTTAGATATATACAAAATAGTTATAGAAGTTATAGAAAGTGTAAAAAATGACAAGATAAATAGTATTCAAGACCTCTTAGAATTTATTAAGTACGTTGAAAAATACTCATTATTGATAGCCGAAAAATATGGAAGTTCTTGATTACCATAAACTTAAAATATTCAAAACAGTAGCTGACTTAAAGAGTTTTTCAAAAGCAGCTGAGATACTTTTTTTATCTCAGCCTACAGTCACACTTCAAATAAAGAAGATTGAAAACTATTTAGGTGTTACCCTCTTTCAAAGAAAAAAGAATCAACTTGAACTTACAGAAGAAGGAAAGATACTTTATCGTTATGCATCTAAAATATTAGATGACTATACTCAACTTGAAAACGAGATATCTTCATTGCTTTCTTTATCTAAATCATTTTTGTTTATCGGTGCAAGCTCTACAATAGGTGAATACTATTTACCAGAGATTTTGTCGGATTTTTATAAAGAAAATCCAGATATAAAGGTCAACCTATTTGTTGGAAACTCAAAAGAAGTGGCAGATGGTGTTTTATCTAAAGTTTTTAATATAGGTCTTGTTGAAGATAACATTGAGTCAAATAAGTTTGATATAAGACCATTTTGTATCGATGAGATTATTTTGATAGCTTCTGCAAAAAACAATGTACCTGAAGTTCTAAAAATAGATGATTTAAAAAAGTTTAAATTTGTGTCAAGGGAAGTAGGGTCAGGAACGAGGAATGTGGTTGAAGAAGCTCTCGGAA
Protein-coding sequences here:
- the dxr gene encoding 1-deoxy-D-xylulose-5-phosphate reductoisomerase, with the protein product MIEIGLLGSTGSVGTQVLDIVRKNKDKIKVKLLGASKPSEKLLSQIKEFNPRYVYIESGELLNFKNTKVFVGENSLDFLRDLDLDLFIIAIAGVKGIKPTYILLESNKKVATANKEAIICLGELEKDKYKNIIPIDSEHSAIFQIIDRKPLDDVRRIILTASGGPFLNLPLKELENVTIDQTLNHPRWSMGKKISVDSATLINKGFEVIEAHYLFNIPYEKIDVVIHPESIIHGMVEYIDGTVVANMSNPDMRIPISYAIFYPERKYINNNYLDFTKLKSLNFLTPDYKKFPLLKVAIECGKKAGVYPTALTMADEVAVNLYLQGKIKFLDIYKIVIEVIESVKNDKINSIQDLLEFIKYVEKYSLLIAEKYGSS
- a CDS encoding LysR family transcriptional regulator; translation: MEVLDYHKLKIFKTVADLKSFSKAAEILFLSQPTVTLQIKKIENYLGVTLFQRKKNQLELTEEGKILYRYASKILDDYTQLENEISSLLSLSKSFLFIGASSTIGEYYLPEILSDFYKENPDIKVNLFVGNSKEVADGVLSKVFNIGLVEDNIESNKFDIRPFCIDEIILIASAKNNVPEVLKIDDLKKFKFVSREVGSGTRNVVEEALGTDLNTVMEVSSSKAIVNIVENTDFLAFVSKLVALKSLSEGFIKSINIENVSIKRKFSIITQKNVRLSFIENKFFVYLCKKGCI